In Cicer arietinum cultivar CDC Frontier isolate Library 1 chromosome 7, Cicar.CDCFrontier_v2.0, whole genome shotgun sequence, a single window of DNA contains:
- the LOC101493370 gene encoding cytochrome b561 and DOMON domain-containing protein At2g04850-like, which produces MFLVYLFLLQLCSLPHISFSSHCTTETSTKTFQKCMNLPTQQASIAWTFYPFNSTLELVFFGTFISPSGWVGWGINPTSPEMTGTRALISFPDPNTGQIVLLPYILDPNVKFQKSPLLSQPLDTHLLSSTAVMYGGKMATIHDGAPIQIYATLKLVSNKTTIHLVWNRGLYVQGYSPTIHPTTSIDLSSIATVDVLSGSSAPQHSDLTMLRVVHGTMNAISWGILLPMGAITARYFRHIQALGPAWFYAHAGIQLFAFILGTVGFAIGIRLGELSPGVEYGLHRKLGIAVFCLGALQTLALLFRPNARNKFRKYWKSYHHFVGYSCVVLGFVNVFQGFEVMGASRSYAKLSYCLGLSTLIGVCISLEVNSWVVFCRKSKEEKMRREGLIGTSDKGSSGIHT; this is translated from the coding sequence ATGTTTCTTGTTTATCTCTTCCTCCTCCAATTGTGCTCCCTTCCCCATATTAGTTTTTCATCTCACTGTACCACTGAAACCTCCACTAAAACCTTCCAAAAATGTATGAACCTTCCCACCCAACAGGCCTCCATAGCATGGACATTTTACCCTTTTAACTCTACATTAGAACTAGTATTCTTTGGAACCTTCATTTCACCTTCTGGGTGGGTTGGATGGGGCATCAACCCCACTTCACCTGAGATGACAGGAACGCGTGCTTTAATCTCCTTTCCGGACCCAAATACAGGCCAAATAGTCCTACTCCCTTACATCCTAGACCCTAATGTCAAGTTCCAAAAATCTCCTCTACTCTCTCAACCGCTTGACACCCACCTCCTCTCTTCCACGGCAGTCATGTATGGTGGCAAAATGGCTACCATACACGATGGAGCTCCCATCCAAATCTATGCCACACTCAAATTAGTATCAAACAAAACCACAATCCACCTTGTTTGGAACCGAGGGCTTTATGTTCAAGGATACTCGCCTACTATTCATCCAACCACATCAATTGACCTCTCTTCCATTGCCACGGTTGATGTGCTGTCAGGTTCATCTGCTCCTCAACACTCAGACCTTACAATGCTGAGAGTGGTTCACGGCACCATGAATGCCATCTCGTGGGGAATTCTCTTGCCAATGGGAGCAATAACTGCACGTTACTTTAGACACATTCAGGCACTAGGCCCTGCATGGTTCTATGCTCATGCAGGAATACAATTGTTTGCTTTCATTCTCGGAACCGTGGGGTTCGCCATTGGCATTCGCCTCGGGGAACTGTCGCCGGGAGTGGAGTACGGGCTGCACAGGAAGCTTGGAATCGCCGTGTTTTGCCTTGGAGCTTTGCAGACTTTGGCCTTGTTGTTTAGGCCGAATGCTAGGAACAAGTTCAGGAAGTATTGGAAATCGTACCACCACTTTGTTGGGTATTCTTGCGTAGTGCTTGGGTTTGTGAATGTGTTTCAAGGGTTTGAAGTGATGGGGGCCAGCAGGTCCTATGCCAAGTTGAGTTACTGTTTGGGACTTTCGACTCTGATCGGAGTTTGCATATCTTTGGAGGTGAACTCTTGGGTGGTGTTCTGTAGGAAATCTAAGGAAGAGAAGATGAGGAGAGAGGGACTAATCGGAACTTCGGACAAAGGGAGTAGTGGCATCCACACTTGA
- the LOC101493046 gene encoding uncharacterized protein, translated as MGQIFDKFQGEEWRKKQIRQITDRVFEKVKNQIQTENLSFEDLYIAVLLVYNDINKLIPGPHFDPPSKDRVRQIMKECDLNLDGVIDREEFFSFIQVMTADTFTVVSQKLIITLVVAPTVAMATKRATEGVPGVGKVVQKLPNAVYASLVTLAVVWFQKMGDDSLII; from the exons ATGGGACAAATCTTTGACAAGTTTCAAG GTGAAGAGTGGAGGAAAAAGCAAATTAGGCAGATAACAGATAGAGTTTTTGAGAAAGTAAAGAATCAAATTCAAACAGAGAATTTGAGTTTCGAAGATCTGTATATTGCTGTTTTACTTGTTTACAA TGATATTAACAAGCTTATTCCTGGTCCCCATTTTGATCCTCCGTCAAAAGATAGAGTCAGACAAATCATGAAG GAATGCGATCTGAATTTGGATGGAGTAATTGACCGTGAAGAATTTTTCAGTTTCATCCAGGTCATGACAGCTGATACATTCACTGTTGTTAGTCAAAAACTTATTATCACTTTGGTTGTAGCACCAACTGTTGCAATGGCAACAAAAAGAGCCACTGAAGGTGTCCCTGGTGTTGGAAAAGTGGTGCAAAAGTTACCTAATGCAGTTTATGCATCCCTTGTGACCCTTGCAGTTGTGTGGTTCCAAAAGATGGGAGATGATTCTCTAATCATCTGA
- the LOC101492713 gene encoding 2-alkenal reductase (NADP(+)-dependent)-like produces MAQVRNKQVILRDYVSGFPKESDMKIVDSIITLKLPQGSNELLLKNLYLSCDPYMRILMTKDTSAGLGAHTPGFPLTGCGVSKVLESGHQDYKKGDLVWGITKWEEYSLVPATGMFKIEHTDVPLSYYTGILGMPGMTAYAGFFEVGSPKKGDNVFVSAASGAVGQLVGQFAKLTGCYVVGSAGSKEKVDLLKNKFGYDEAFNYKEELDLNATLKRHFPEGIDIYFENVGSKTLDAVLLNMRLHGRIPVCGMISQYNLTQPEGVTNLAHLIFKRIRMEGFVVSDYYHLYTKFLEFILPLIKEGKVVYVEDIAEGLENGPAALVGLYSGHNVGKKVVVVAHE; encoded by the exons ATGGCACAAGTGAGGAACAAGCAAGTGATTCTGAGAGACTATGTGTCTGGTTTTCCTAAAGAATCAGACATGAAAATTGTTGACAGTATCATAACTCTAAAGCTTCCACAAGGTTCTAACGAGTTGCTTCTAAAAAATCTATACTTATCTTGTGATCCTTACATGCGGATCCTCATGACCAAGGACACTTCTGCAGGACTTGGTGCTCACACCCCTGGTTTT CCATTGACAGGTTGTGGTGTATCTAAAGTCTTGGAATCTGGACACCAAGATTATAAGAAAGGTGATTTAGTTTGGGGTATTACTAAATGGGAAGAGTATAGCTTGGTTCCTGCAACTGGAATGTTCAAAATTGAGCACACTGATGTTCCACTTTCTTACTATACTGGAATTCTCG GTATGCCAGGAATGACTGCTTACGCTGGTTTCTTTGAAGTAGGCTCTCCAAAGAAAGGAGATAATGTTTTTGTTTCAGCTGCATCTGGTGCAGTTGGTCAACTCGTCGGACAATTCGCCAAATTGACCGGTTGTTATGTTGTTGGAAGTGCTGGAAGTAAAGAGAAG GTGGATCTGTTGAAGAATAAATTTGGATATGATGAAGCATTTAACTACAAAGAAGAGCTTGACCTCAATGCAACATTGAAAAG ACACTTTCCAGAAGGAATTGACATTTACTTTGAGAATGTTGGAAGCAAGACACTTGATGCTGTACTCCTGAATATGCGACTTCATGGTCGCATACCGGTTTGTGGAATGATCTCACAGTATAATCTTACTCAACCTGAAGGTGTAACAAATTTGGCACATCTCATATTTAAGCGGATTCGGATGGAAGGTTTTGTTGTATCTGATTACTATCATCTTTATACAAAATTCTTGGAGTTTATCCTGCCTCTTATAAAAGAAGGAAAGGTTGTGTATGTGGAAGACATAGCTGAGGGTCTTGAGAATGGTCCTGCAGCACTGGTTGGGTTGTATAGTGGTCACAATGTTGGTAAAAAAGTGGTTGTTGTTGCTCATGAGTGA
- the LOC101494009 gene encoding glutamate--tRNA ligase, chloroplastic/mitochondrial — MMTMLSNGSPWTKFVNPSFAFPSLHQSYTYTSRIFSFRRKFSVNALSQQSLPVRVRFAPSPTGNLHVGGARTALFNYLFARSKGGKFLLRIEDTDLERSTRESEEAVLRDLSWLGLDWDEGPGVGGDYGPYRQSERNSMYKEYAEKLLQSGQVYRCFCSNEELEKMKEDAKLKQLPPVYTGKWATATDAEVEEELAKGTPYTFRFRVPKGSIKITDLIRGEVSWNLDTLGDFVIMRSNGQPVYNFCVTVDDATMAISHVIRAEEHLPNTLRQALIYKALDFPMPYFAHLSLILAPDRSKLSKRHGATSVGQFKEMGYLPEAMVNYLALLGWGDGTENEFYSLENLVEKFTIDRVNKSGAVFDSTKLRWMNGQHLRARPSEELTKLIAERWKTSNLLTVSAGPFVEESIQLLKDGIDLITDADKALSNLLSYPLHSTLQSHEAEPVIRDSLAEFCASFVAAYDSGDLVGALEEGQAGWQKWVKGFGKSLKRKGKSLFMPLRLLLTGKLHGPDIGTSVVLLYKAGTPGIIAPEVDFVTIDERFKMIRQINWETLSKDHAVKETASTV; from the exons ATGATGACAATGTTGAGTAACGGAAGTCCATGGACAAAGTTTGTTAATCCATCTTTTGCATTTCCCTCTCTTCATCAATCTTACACTTATACTTCACGAATTTTCTCCTTCCGACGTAAATTCTCTGTCAATGCTCTTTCACAACAATCTCTTCCTGTTCGTGTTCGTTTCGCTCCTTCTCCTACTGGTAACCTTCACGTTGGTGGTGCTAGAACTGCCCTATTCAACTACTTGTTTGCTAG GTCAAAAGGTGGGAAATTTTTGTTGAGAATTGAGGACACTGATTTGGAGAGGTCTACAAGGGAATCTGAGGAGGCAGTGCTTCGAGATCTTTCTTGGCTTGGTCTTGATTGGGATGAAG GGCCTGGTGTTGGTGGAGATTATGGTCCATATAGGCAATCTGAGAGGAATTCTATGTACAAAGAATATGCTGAGAAGCTCCTTCAGTCCGGTCAAGTTTATCGTTGCTTCTGTTCTAATGAG GAACTAGAGAAAATGAAGGAGGATGCTAAACTAAAGCAATTGCCTCCAGTATACACAGGTAAATGGGCCACTGCAACAGATGCAGAAGTAGAAGAAGAGCTGGCAAAAGGAACTCCTTATACATTTCGGTTTCGTGTCCCCAAAGGAAGTATAAAAATTACTGACTTAATACGAGGCGAG GTTAGTTGGAATTTGGATACACTTGGAGATTTTGTGATAATGAGGAGCAATGGGCAGCCAGTTTATAACTTTTGTGTGACGGTTGATGATGCTACCATGGCTATTTCCCATGTTATCAG AGCAGAGGAGCATTTACCAAACACTCTAAGGCAAGCATTAATATATAAG GCACTTGATTTTCCTATGCCTTATTTTGCACATCTTTCCTTGATTTTAGCTCCTGACCGGAGTAAATTATCAAAACGACATGGAGCAACATCAGTTGGTCAG TTCAAGGAAATGGGATACTTACCTGAGGCAATGGTGAATTACCTAGCATTATTAGGTTGGGGCGATGGAACTGAAAATGAGTTTTACAGCCTTGAAAATCTTG TTGAAAAATTCACTATTGATCGTGTGAACAAAAGTGGTGCTGTTTTTGATTCCACAAAGTTAAG GTGGATGAATGGTCAACATTTAAGAGCACGTCCATCTGAGGAGTTGACCAAACTTATTGCCGAGCGCTGGAAGACATCCAACTTGCTCACAGTATCAGCAGGGCCCTTCGTTGAG GAATCGATTCAACTACTTAAGGATGGTATTGACTTGATAACTGATGCAGACAAGGCACTTTCTAACTTGCTTTCTTATCCTCTACATTCTACTTTACAAAG CCATGAAGCAGAACCTGTCATACGAGATAGTCTTGCCGAGTTTTGTGCCAGTTTCGTGGCTGCCTATGATAGTGGTGATCTGGTAGGTGCACTCGAAGAAGGCCAAGCTGGCTGGCAAAAGTGGGTGAAAGGCTTTGGAAAATCACTTAAGCGCAAG GGAAAATCACTCTTCATGCCCCTTCGGCTTCTGCTTACCGGAAAACTTCACGGACCCGATATAGGGACTAGTGTTGTATTGCTTTATAAAGCTGGAACTCCGGGTATCATAGCTCCTGAAGTTGATTTTGTGACAATTGATGAAAGATTTAAAATGATTAGGCAAATTAATTGGGAAACACTGTCCAAAGATCATGCTGTGAAGGAAACTGCTTCTACTGTCTAA
- the LOC101493691 gene encoding uncharacterized protein — MIVATTIYPRNQNRNSLLISLLLISSSLSFFCFSPLHAKSPHPISDVQVRNHKLQCYADIDSGLWGWQCKSSMIARENCALRCLSPACYELIYESDPLEEGEKDFIRSQEYKYCMHKLSLGESIEGVKGSFGH; from the exons ATGATAGTTGCAACAACAATTTACCCTCGAAATCAAAATCGAAATTCATTGTTGATATCTCTTCTCCTAATATCATCTTCACTTTCCTTCTTCTGTTTCTCACCACTCCATGCCAAGTCTCCTCATCCAATTTCT GATGTTCAAGTTAGGAACCACAAGCTTCAATGCTATGCTGATATTGACAG TGGGTTGTGGGGTTGGCAATGCAAATCATCGATGATAGCAAGGGAGAATTGTGCTCTGCGATGCCTTTCGCCTGCTTGTTACGAGCTCATCTACGAGAGTGACCCG CTTGAAGAGGGAGAAAAGGACTTTATTCGGAGCCAAGAGTACAAATACTGTATGCATAA GTTGTCCTTGGGAGAGAGCATTGAGGGTGTTAAAGGTTCCTTTGGTCACTAA